In a genomic window of Polycladomyces abyssicola:
- a CDS encoding TRAP transporter large permease — MVLTTFVLSLLGAMALGVPIAIALLFCGVCLMIVMGNFDSQIIAQNLINGADNFPLMAIPFFILAGEFMNAGGISKRIVNFAMALVGHIKGGLGYVAIIGSVIFAGLSGSAVADTAALGALLIPMMRDAGYATNRSAGLLAAGGIIAPIIPPSIPMILFGVAANVSITKLFMAGIVPGLLIGLALVTTWWWVVRKDDLQVQPRKSVKEIWIATRKAFWALILPILIIAGLRGGVFTPTEAAVVAAFYAFFVGILIYRELKIKDLYRVLLQAGKTTSVVMFLAAAAMVSAWLTTVANIPNEVTTLLGPLIDHPILLMIAINIIVLIVGTAVDLTPTVLILTPVLMPIIQKAGIDPIYFGVIFILNNCIGLLTPPVGTVLNVACGIARIAMDDIMKGVWPFLLVECLVLLILTLFPDLTLVPLHWFYDK, encoded by the coding sequence ATGGTATTGACAACTTTTGTATTGTCGCTGCTGGGGGCCATGGCGCTTGGGGTACCCATTGCAATCGCGCTTTTATTTTGTGGCGTCTGTCTCATGATTGTGATGGGAAACTTCGACAGTCAAATCATTGCGCAAAACCTGATAAACGGAGCGGACAACTTTCCGCTGATGGCTATTCCGTTTTTCATTCTTGCCGGGGAATTCATGAATGCAGGGGGAATTTCGAAACGGATCGTTAATTTCGCTATGGCACTGGTCGGCCATATCAAGGGTGGACTTGGATATGTGGCCATTATTGGCAGTGTGATTTTTGCCGGTCTTTCCGGTTCTGCTGTTGCCGATACCGCTGCGCTGGGCGCACTCTTGATTCCGATGATGAGAGATGCGGGTTATGCCACGAACAGATCTGCAGGTTTACTTGCTGCAGGAGGAATTATTGCTCCGATTATTCCGCCAAGCATTCCGATGATTTTGTTCGGGGTGGCGGCTAACGTCTCCATTACCAAGTTGTTTATGGCTGGAATTGTACCCGGGCTGTTGATCGGCCTGGCGTTGGTTACTACTTGGTGGTGGGTCGTGAGAAAAGATGACCTTCAGGTGCAACCACGCAAATCGGTGAAAGAGATATGGATTGCCACACGTAAAGCGTTTTGGGCATTGATTTTACCGATCTTGATTATCGCCGGTTTGCGCGGGGGCGTGTTCACCCCGACAGAAGCAGCCGTTGTCGCCGCTTTCTATGCGTTTTTTGTCGGGATACTGATTTATCGCGAATTGAAAATCAAGGATTTGTACCGGGTGTTATTGCAGGCCGGAAAAACCACCAGTGTCGTCATGTTTCTGGCAGCCGCAGCGATGGTGTCCGCTTGGTTGACCACTGTAGCGAATATTCCGAATGAAGTCACGACCTTATTGGGGCCGTTGATCGACCATCCGATCCTGCTGATGATTGCGATTAACATCATCGTTTTGATTGTCGGTACCGCCGTCGACCTGACGCCAACTGTCCTGATCCTGACCCCGGTGCTCATGCCGATCATCCAGAAAGCAGGAATCGATCCGATCTATTTTGGCGTGATTTTTATCCTGAACAACTGTATCGGATTGCTGACGCCACCCGTCGGCACGGTACTGAATGTCGCTTGCGGCATAGCGCGAATCGCGATGGACGACATCATGAAAGGAGTCTGGCCGTTTTTGTTGGTGGAATGTCTTGTTCTGTTGATACTCACTCTTTTCCCGGATCTCACATTGGTTCCGTTGCATTGGTTCTATGACAAATAG
- a CDS encoding C-terminal binding protein yields MHKWKVVVTDWEYTDLRYEERVFRHEDIELVPSQCRTEAEVIDACRDADAIINQYAPISRKVVESLEKCKVITRYGVGVDTIDLNAATEKGICVANVPDYCMDEVADHALALLLDVTRKVSLANHYVKNGKWDFKVTQPIYRLRGRTLGMVGFGKIPQVLAEKVKPLGLRVIAYDPYVPETVAKEKGVSLVALDDLCRQADIISVHAPLTQLTRGMLGKKQFALMKKGAFVINASRGPVIDEEALVEALREGKIAGAGLDVVEMEPICPDHPLLQMENVVLTPHVAWYSEEAAAEMRTKAALGVVDVLLHGEYPKYLVNWQVKEKVNLQENSGSKRYTPEQFLLLAGEKAIKPV; encoded by the coding sequence TTGCATAAATGGAAGGTGGTTGTGACTGACTGGGAGTATACGGATCTTCGGTATGAAGAGCGCGTTTTTCGGCATGAGGATATCGAGCTGGTGCCTTCCCAGTGTCGGACGGAAGCAGAGGTAATCGACGCTTGCCGGGACGCTGATGCAATCATCAACCAGTATGCGCCGATCAGCCGCAAGGTGGTCGAGTCGCTTGAAAAGTGCAAGGTGATTACCCGGTATGGAGTCGGTGTCGACACCATTGATCTGAACGCTGCAACCGAAAAGGGAATTTGCGTTGCCAACGTGCCGGATTACTGCATGGACGAGGTAGCCGACCATGCCTTGGCGTTGCTGCTTGATGTGACACGGAAGGTGAGCCTGGCCAACCATTATGTAAAAAACGGAAAATGGGATTTCAAAGTGACACAGCCGATTTACCGCTTGCGTGGACGGACGCTCGGGATGGTCGGGTTCGGAAAAATCCCGCAGGTACTGGCGGAAAAAGTAAAACCGTTGGGGCTTCGAGTGATCGCATACGATCCATATGTTCCGGAAACGGTTGCAAAGGAAAAAGGTGTGTCGCTGGTTGCGCTGGATGATTTGTGTCGGCAGGCGGACATCATCTCGGTGCATGCTCCATTGACACAGTTGACCAGAGGGATGCTTGGTAAAAAGCAGTTTGCGCTGATGAAAAAGGGTGCGTTTGTAATCAACGCATCCCGCGGACCGGTGATCGATGAGGAGGCTCTTGTGGAAGCATTGCGGGAAGGCAAAATCGCCGGCGCGGGTCTCGATGTGGTGGAGATGGAGCCCATTTGCCCCGATCATCCGCTGCTTCAGATGGAAAATGTGGTGCTGACGCCGCATGTCGCATGGTATTCGGAAGAGGCGGCGGCCGAAATGCGGACGAAAGCCGCTCTTGGTGTGGTTGATGTGCTGTTGCATGGGGAATACCCGAAGTACTTGGTCAATTGGCAGGTGAAAGAAAAGGTGAACCTGCAAGAGAACTCGGGTAGTAAGAGATATACGCCTGAGCAATTTCTTCTGTTAGCCGGTGAAAAAGCGATCAAACCGGTGTGA
- a CDS encoding TRAP transporter substrate-binding protein: protein MKKWVKNLAVSLLIPGLLFMVAGCGLIGTAQPASPAKGIQVRMIKAGIGLNEDHPQGQGLKKFKEIVERKTGGKWKVQTYFSAQLGDDLKMTEALKGGLQEITIPSTSPLVGTVKEFGIFDFPFVFNDPKEADAVLDGPLGQKLLQKLPQHGLIGLAYWENGFRNLTNSKHPVATVADFRGLKIRTMQNEVHINAFKALGVNPTPMAFSEVFSALESKTVDGQENPLATIESNKFNEVQKYLSLTNHVYTPFVFLVSKKFWDQLSDEEKKILTDAAIEAGKYERELNRQQNKKSLENLKRKGMQVNEFSPEEKKKAQEIIKPVIDKYSKEFGEDLVKQMYDEVNKVRGQK from the coding sequence ATGAAAAAATGGGTCAAAAATCTGGCGGTAAGTCTACTCATCCCCGGCCTTCTGTTCATGGTAGCAGGCTGCGGCCTGATAGGAACCGCGCAACCGGCGTCACCCGCCAAAGGGATCCAGGTGCGCATGATCAAGGCTGGGATCGGATTGAACGAGGATCACCCGCAAGGGCAAGGGCTCAAAAAATTCAAGGAAATCGTCGAGCGGAAAACCGGTGGCAAATGGAAAGTGCAAACCTATTTCAGCGCGCAGTTGGGGGATGACCTGAAAATGACGGAAGCGCTGAAAGGGGGTCTGCAGGAAATCACCATTCCTTCCACCTCGCCGCTGGTTGGCACCGTCAAGGAATTCGGGATTTTCGACTTCCCGTTTGTGTTCAATGATCCGAAGGAAGCAGACGCGGTGCTGGACGGTCCGCTTGGGCAAAAACTATTGCAAAAGCTTCCGCAGCACGGTCTGATCGGTCTCGCCTACTGGGAGAACGGGTTCCGCAATCTGACCAACAGCAAGCATCCGGTTGCAACCGTGGCGGATTTCAGAGGATTGAAAATCCGGACGATGCAAAATGAGGTTCATATCAACGCGTTTAAGGCGCTGGGTGTAAACCCGACACCGATGGCGTTTTCCGAAGTGTTCAGCGCGCTTGAGAGCAAAACGGTCGATGGACAAGAAAATCCGCTGGCGACAATCGAATCAAACAAATTTAACGAAGTCCAAAAATATCTGAGCCTGACCAACCATGTGTATACACCGTTCGTGTTCTTGGTCAGCAAAAAATTCTGGGATCAACTGTCGGATGAAGAAAAGAAAATTCTGACGGATGCGGCCATCGAAGCGGGCAAGTACGAACGTGAGCTGAACCGCCAACAAAACAAGAAATCGCTTGAAAACCTGAAGCGAAAAGGGATGCAGGTGAACGAGTTCAGTCCGGAAGAAAAGAAAAAAGCACAGGAGATCATCAAGCCGGTTATCGACAAGTATTCGAAGGAGTTTGGTGAGGATCTGGTCAAGCAAATGTATGACGAAGTGAACAAAGTGCGCGGTCAAAAGTAA
- a CDS encoding lactate racemase domain-containing protein: MKIIEELLQDVSLPRLVKVRQKFDAPEVPDVAAAVHETIREAGVLSRISHGDRVAIAVGSRGVADIPILTREVVNAVKSAGGQPFIVPAMGSHGGATAEGQIDVLKQLGVTEATVGAPILSSMEVVEVGRLANGLPVYIDKHAYGADKVIVINRIKPHTAFRGPVESGLMKMITIGLGKQKGAEAAHAYSFKYMAEHVLAMAKITMSKVPIIFGLGTIENAYDRPAKIVAVPAEKIEEVEPQLLIEAKALMPRILFDPIDVLVVNEIGKDISGDGMDPNITGRYATPYASGGPDVTRIVVIGLTVKTHGNANGIGLADITTRKAFEAIQWEKGYANALTSTVVNTVKLPMFLETEELAVKAAVKTCNAFDLTKVRLVWIRNTLELKEIWISESLLEEARQRKDVEILTEPASVDFSVWPE; encoded by the coding sequence ATGAAAATCATTGAGGAATTACTCCAAGATGTTTCTCTCCCCCGACTGGTGAAAGTCCGTCAGAAGTTTGATGCACCGGAAGTGCCCGACGTGGCGGCTGCCGTCCATGAAACCATCCGTGAGGCGGGCGTCCTGTCCCGGATTTCCCATGGCGACCGGGTCGCCATCGCGGTGGGAAGCCGCGGGGTGGCGGATATCCCGATTTTGACGAGGGAAGTGGTGAATGCGGTCAAATCAGCCGGCGGACAACCGTTTATTGTGCCAGCGATGGGAAGCCATGGCGGCGCAACCGCTGAAGGACAAATCGATGTTTTGAAGCAATTGGGGGTCACCGAAGCGACGGTTGGGGCTCCGATCCTCTCAAGTATGGAAGTGGTGGAGGTGGGAAGGCTGGCCAATGGCCTTCCCGTCTACATCGACAAGCATGCGTACGGGGCAGATAAGGTGATCGTCATCAACCGCATTAAACCGCACACTGCTTTCAGAGGGCCGGTGGAAAGCGGATTGATGAAAATGATCACGATCGGGCTCGGCAAGCAAAAAGGGGCAGAAGCTGCCCATGCCTACAGCTTCAAATACATGGCGGAACACGTGCTGGCCATGGCGAAAATCACCATGAGCAAAGTGCCGATTATCTTTGGGTTGGGCACGATTGAAAACGCCTATGACCGACCGGCAAAAATCGTGGCAGTTCCAGCGGAAAAGATTGAAGAGGTGGAACCGCAGCTACTGATCGAAGCAAAGGCGCTGATGCCCCGTATCTTGTTTGATCCGATTGACGTCTTGGTGGTGAATGAAATTGGAAAGGACATTTCCGGCGACGGGATGGATCCCAATATCACCGGTCGCTATGCGACCCCATATGCCAGCGGCGGACCCGATGTCACCCGGATCGTTGTGATCGGATTGACAGTTAAAACGCACGGCAACGCCAACGGGATCGGTTTGGCCGATATCACAACCCGCAAAGCGTTTGAAGCGATCCAATGGGAAAAGGGGTATGCCAACGCATTGACGAGCACAGTGGTTAATACCGTAAAACTGCCGATGTTTTTGGAAACGGAGGAACTGGCGGTGAAAGCGGCGGTTAAAACGTGTAATGCGTTTGATCTGACAAAGGTGCGCTTGGTCTGGATCCGCAACACGCTGGAATTGAAGGAAATCTGGATCTCGGAAAGCCTGCTGGAGGAAGCACGGCAACGGAAGGATGTCGAGATTTTGACGGAACCGGCATCTGTCGATTTCTCCGTTTGGCCGGAATGA